A region from the Acidiferrobacter sp. SPIII_3 genome encodes:
- the nuoF gene encoding NADH-quinone oxidoreductase subunit NuoF yields the protein MANEVCFRNRHRDRSWALDVYEGDGGYQAWRRILSEKTPPDEIITEVKKSVLRGRGGAGFPTGLKWSFMPRNAPGQKYIVCNSDEGEPGTFKDRDVLRYNPHALIEGMAIAGYTIGATVGYNYIRGEFHEPIARFEEALAEARKAGYLGKDILGSGVDFELHTHRGGGAYICGEETALLESLEGKKGQPRFKPPFPASYGLYGRPTTINNTETLASIPSIMRHGGLWFLGIGKPNNGGSKIFSVSGHVNRPGNYEVPLGTPFAELLEMAGGIWRGRKLKAVIPGGSSVPVVRGEIMMDLTMDYDSLSKAGSMLGAGSVIIMDDSTCMVRALERISHFYYEESCGQCTPCREGTGWLARVLHRIEHGEGRMEDLDLLTDMAKKIEGRTICALGDAAALPVISFIKNFREEFEHHILHHSCPLAAAA from the coding sequence ATGGCAAACGAGGTCTGTTTCCGGAATCGGCATCGCGATCGTTCATGGGCCCTCGACGTCTATGAGGGCGATGGCGGTTACCAGGCGTGGCGGCGCATACTGAGCGAGAAGACCCCGCCTGACGAGATCATCACCGAGGTCAAGAAATCGGTCCTGCGTGGCCGCGGCGGCGCGGGATTCCCGACTGGTCTCAAGTGGAGTTTCATGCCGAGGAACGCGCCGGGCCAGAAATACATCGTCTGCAACTCCGACGAAGGAGAGCCCGGGACCTTCAAGGATCGCGACGTCCTGCGCTATAACCCGCATGCCCTGATCGAGGGCATGGCGATCGCCGGCTACACCATAGGGGCGACCGTCGGTTACAACTACATCCGTGGGGAGTTCCACGAGCCGATAGCGCGTTTCGAGGAGGCGCTTGCCGAGGCCCGCAAGGCCGGTTACCTGGGGAAAGACATCCTCGGCTCCGGGGTCGATTTCGAGCTGCACACCCACAGGGGCGGCGGCGCCTATATCTGCGGGGAGGAGACCGCGCTCCTGGAGTCGCTGGAGGGCAAGAAGGGCCAGCCCCGGTTCAAGCCGCCGTTTCCGGCGAGCTACGGCCTGTACGGGCGGCCGACGACGATCAACAACACCGAGACCCTGGCGTCGATCCCATCCATCATGCGCCATGGGGGCCTGTGGTTTCTGGGCATAGGCAAGCCCAACAACGGCGGGTCGAAGATCTTCTCGGTATCAGGGCACGTCAATCGGCCCGGCAACTACGAGGTGCCGCTTGGTACGCCGTTTGCGGAGCTGCTCGAGATGGCGGGCGGCATCTGGCGCGGCCGCAAGCTGAAGGCGGTGATCCCCGGCGGCTCGTCGGTGCCGGTGGTGCGTGGCGAGATCATGATGGATCTCACCATGGATTACGATTCCCTGTCCAAGGCCGGCAGCATGCTCGGCGCGGGGTCTGTGATCATCATGGACGATTCCACGTGCATGGTGCGCGCGCTGGAGAGGATCTCGCATTTCTATTACGAGGAGTCGTGTGGCCAGTGCACCCCCTGCCGCGAGGGAACCGGGTGGCTTGCGCGGGTGCTGCATCGCATAGAGCACGGCGAGGGGCGCATGGAGGACCTCGACCTGTTGACGGACATGGCGAAGAAGATCGAGGGCCGGACGATCTGCGCCTTGGGTGATGCGGCCGCGCTTCCGGTCATAAGCTTCATCAAGAACTTCCGCGAGGAGTTCGAGCACCACATCCTCCACCACAGCTGTCCCCTGGCGGCCGCGGCGTGA
- the nuoG gene encoding NADH-quinone oxidoreductase subunit NuoG gives MLHIEIDGKQLAVEEGAMVIEAAEAAGIYIPRFCYHKKLSVAANCRMCLVDVERVAKPVPACATPVTEGMKVSTRSEKTRTAQKGVMEFLLINHPLDCPICDQGGECDLQDLAVGYGRDVSRFAEAKRIVKDQDIGPLIATEMTRCIHCTRCVRFGQEIGGIMELGATGRGEHMRIGTYVEASVDSELSGNMIDLCPVGALTSKPFRYSARPWELVARRSVSPHDCVGTNLLVETRRNKVMRVLPQENETVNETWISDRDRFSYTALDGGARLSVPLLRVDGQWREVDWDVALEAAATGLREIVATDGAAALAALVSPQATVEEGYLLARLARGLGSDNIDHRLRESDFRDDSGAPPYPALGVEIAELERVDAVVLVGSNIRKDQPLLAHRLRKAFLEGARIAAINPVDFAFTFDLAAKTIVAPSGLPEALGRLVVASAICTGSALPADVAAWTEGLEVSGVERKTAEWLCVAERPLILLGTLAACHPEAAVLRSLAAALGEITGAPVGFLPPGNSAGLWLAGAIPQRAALGIRRPVPGRAASAMWDGRQKGFLLVDAEPVTDGADGGRARTALQAARFVVALSAFRSEALDYAHVLLPMAPFTETDGSFVNAEGRWQSFEAAVAPRGEARPGWKILRVLAEKCGVSGLAFDSVAAVRAAIGDLREVVGRHEPMVLEGRCPRTQGLERIAEVGLYDSDSVVRHSEVLRKTADRGSPILGVNENEAMRLGIAAGTSVRVVMGEAQAVLEVVIDNRIPDGAAYIPAALESTAALPWSGPITVSRI, from the coding sequence ATGCTCCATATCGAAATCGATGGCAAACAACTCGCCGTGGAAGAGGGCGCCATGGTCATCGAGGCGGCCGAGGCGGCGGGCATCTATATACCCCGTTTTTGTTACCACAAGAAGCTGTCGGTCGCCGCCAATTGCCGCATGTGCCTGGTCGATGTCGAGCGCGTGGCAAAGCCGGTCCCGGCGTGCGCCACGCCCGTGACCGAGGGCATGAAGGTATCGACGCGTTCGGAAAAGACGCGCACCGCCCAAAAAGGGGTGATGGAGTTCCTGCTCATAAACCATCCCCTGGACTGCCCGATCTGCGATCAGGGCGGCGAGTGCGACCTGCAGGATCTGGCCGTGGGCTATGGGCGGGATGTGTCGCGCTTCGCCGAGGCCAAGCGCATCGTGAAGGATCAGGACATAGGTCCGCTCATCGCCACCGAGATGACACGCTGCATCCACTGTACGCGCTGCGTGCGCTTCGGTCAGGAGATCGGCGGCATCATGGAGCTCGGTGCCACCGGCCGCGGCGAGCATATGCGCATCGGGACCTACGTCGAGGCGAGCGTCGATTCGGAGCTGTCCGGGAATATGATCGACCTCTGTCCGGTGGGCGCCCTGACCTCGAAGCCGTTCCGCTACTCCGCGCGCCCCTGGGAACTCGTCGCCAGGCGTTCGGTGAGCCCCCATGATTGCGTCGGCACCAATCTTCTGGTGGAGACCCGCCGCAACAAGGTGATGCGCGTCCTGCCGCAGGAAAACGAGACGGTGAACGAGACCTGGATCTCGGACCGTGATCGCTTCAGCTACACGGCCCTGGACGGCGGCGCGCGCCTTTCGGTGCCGCTTTTGCGTGTCGATGGGCAATGGCGCGAGGTCGACTGGGATGTGGCCCTTGAGGCCGCGGCCACCGGTTTGCGCGAGATCGTGGCCACGGACGGGGCGGCGGCGCTCGCCGCGCTCGTGTCTCCTCAGGCCACGGTCGAGGAGGGCTATCTGTTGGCGCGCCTTGCGCGCGGGCTTGGCTCCGACAACATCGACCACAGGTTGCGGGAAAGCGATTTCCGTGATGATTCCGGCGCCCCCCCTTATCCCGCCCTCGGGGTCGAGATCGCCGAGCTTGAGCGTGTCGACGCGGTGGTCCTGGTGGGCAGCAACATCCGCAAGGACCAGCCGCTGCTCGCCCATAGGCTGCGCAAGGCGTTTTTGGAGGGTGCCCGGATCGCCGCGATCAATCCGGTGGACTTCGCCTTCACCTTCGATCTCGCCGCCAAGACCATCGTCGCCCCAAGCGGCCTGCCCGAGGCCCTGGGACGCCTGGTAGTGGCCTCGGCGATATGCACCGGATCGGCGTTGCCGGCGGATGTGGCGGCGTGGACCGAGGGCCTCGAGGTCTCGGGGGTCGAGCGCAAAACCGCCGAGTGGCTGTGCGTGGCCGAGCGCCCGCTTATCCTTCTTGGCACGCTCGCCGCCTGTCATCCAGAGGCCGCGGTGCTGCGGTCACTGGCGGCGGCCTTGGGCGAGATTACGGGTGCGCCCGTGGGCTTTCTGCCGCCTGGTAATTCCGCGGGCCTGTGGCTTGCGGGCGCAATCCCGCAGCGTGCGGCGCTCGGTATCCGGCGGCCGGTCCCTGGACGCGCGGCATCGGCGATGTGGGATGGCCGCCAAAAAGGCTTCCTGCTGGTCGACGCCGAGCCGGTAACGGACGGCGCCGACGGCGGCCGTGCGCGCACCGCCCTGCAGGCGGCGCGTTTCGTCGTGGCGCTGTCGGCGTTTCGCTCCGAGGCGCTGGACTACGCGCACGTCCTGCTGCCGATGGCGCCGTTTACCGAGACCGATGGGTCGTTTGTGAACGCCGAGGGGCGCTGGCAGTCCTTCGAGGCGGCGGTGGCGCCGCGCGGCGAGGCCCGTCCGGGCTGGAAGATCCTGCGCGTGCTCGCCGAGAAGTGCGGGGTATCGGGTCTTGCCTTCGATTCGGTCGCGGCGGTACGCGCGGCGATCGGCGACTTGCGTGAGGTCGTGGGGCGCCATGAGCCCATGGTCCTCGAGGGCCGGTGTCCGCGCACGCAGGGGCTCGAGCGCATTGCCGAGGTCGGCCTTTACGACTCCGACAGTGTCGTGCGTCATTCCGAGGTCCTGCGCAAGACCGCCGACCGCGGGTCTCCGATCCTGGGCGTGAATGAGAACGAGGCCATGCGCCTTGGTATTGCCGCCGGCACCAGCGTGCGTGTGGTGATGGGCGAGGCGCAGGCGGTCCTCGAGGTGGTGATCGACAATCGTATCCCGGACGGCGCCGCTTATATCCCCGCGGCCCTGGAATCGACGGCTGCATTGCCGTGGTCGGGGCCCATCACCGTGAGTCGGATATGA